Proteins from one Halarchaeum grantii genomic window:
- a CDS encoding IS6 family transposase, giving the protein MLADLLNDGLDADLEEAWENERTATPVRAFAVRLHETGCSLRETTTILAELGVKRSHGAVWNWVHRLADSGYDPPEAQPKRVAVDETAVKIDGEWSWLYAAIDTETKLILDVALFGRHGTDPAAAFLHRLDEKYDLSDTVFLVDQYGYRTALARLGLSGRVNYTERNLIEKWFHTLKMRIDRFHNSWVGSRSSAREWLEQFMHYYNRQRPHQALDGRTPIEEIQN; this is encoded by the coding sequence ATGCTCGCAGACCTGCTCAACGATGGCTTAGACGCGGATTTAGAAGAAGCTTGGGAGAACGAGCGGACGGCGACGCCCGTCAGGGCGTTCGCCGTCCGTCTCCACGAGACTGGTTGTTCGCTCCGCGAGACAACAACGATCTTAGCGGAATTAGGCGTTAAACGCTCGCATGGAGCGGTTTGGAATTGGGTGCATCGGCTTGCTGACAGCGGATACGACCCGCCTGAGGCGCAGCCGAAGCGGGTCGCGGTTGACGAGACCGCTGTCAAGATTGACGGCGAATGGTCTTGGTTGTACGCTGCAATAGACACCGAGACGAAGCTCATTCTCGATGTCGCGTTGTTTGGGCGGCATGGCACCGATCCGGCAGCTGCATTCCTGCATCGACTCGACGAGAAATACGACCTCTCAGACACCGTATTTCTCGTGGATCAATACGGCTACCGGACTGCCCTCGCTCGATTAGGATTGAGCGGTCGGGTTAACTATACTGAGCGAAACCTGATTGAGAAGTGGTTTCACACCCTCAAAATGCGCATCGACCGCTTTCATAACTCGTGGGTCGGCAGTCGGTCGAGCGCACGCGAATGGCTTGAGCAATTCATGCACTACTACAACCGCCAGCGACCGCACCAAGCTCTCGACGGAAGGACGCCGATCGAGGAGATCCAGAACTAG
- a CDS encoding DUF7437 domain-containing protein, producing MSRTSNRADGDIVEDFLSVADLLEEPQLAQLYAYLAREGEATVQDAMDDLELAQGTAYSYVNRLVDAGVVDVTDDEQPRRYAARQIDLTVTTAAGDREYTITPALIDAVGRRETNADIDTYIDRHGVAGLATALTYAVARERGEVTHRLMAEDLDISPLAAEMILQALHPVVHEHYDIEQAGAGLDELDINDDAADDA from the coding sequence GTGTCACGCACCTCAAATCGCGCCGACGGCGACATCGTCGAGGACTTCCTCTCTGTCGCGGACCTCCTCGAGGAGCCACAGCTCGCCCAGTTGTACGCGTACCTCGCTAGAGAGGGCGAGGCGACAGTCCAGGACGCGATGGACGACCTCGAACTCGCACAGGGAACCGCCTACAGCTACGTCAACCGGCTCGTCGACGCCGGCGTCGTCGACGTTACCGACGACGAGCAGCCCCGGCGGTACGCCGCCCGTCAGATCGACCTGACCGTGACGACGGCTGCGGGCGACCGCGAGTACACGATCACGCCGGCGCTCATCGACGCCGTCGGCCGCCGCGAGACGAACGCCGACATCGACACCTACATCGATCGCCACGGCGTCGCCGGCCTCGCGACGGCGCTGACCTACGCCGTCGCCCGCGAACGCGGCGAGGTGACCCACCGCCTGATGGCGGAGGATCTCGACATCTCGCCGCTGGCCGCGGAGATGATCCTCCAGGCGCTCCACCCCGTCGTCCACGAGCACTACGACATCGAGCAAGCAGGGGCAGGACTCGACGAGCTGGACATCAACGACGACGCCGCTGACGACGCGTGA